A single genomic interval of Vulpes vulpes isolate BD-2025 chromosome 3, VulVul3, whole genome shotgun sequence harbors:
- the PGAP6 gene encoding post-GPI attachment to proteins factor 6 isoform X1, with amino-acid sequence MGRARPGAGGAAGAAAVAAVAGPLLLLLARAPPAAAGDGRRSDVRLVSEQFSQSPQKLSFYSWYGSARLFHFRVPPDAVLLRWLLQVSRAGGPTCSHAEVTVYFRYGAPPVINPLGTDFPANTSVQSPFFIKMLQSNASVNVSHPAPGDWFVAAHLPPSSQKIEVKGFVPPSCVYTFHPDMLVVRAVEVSILEPDVPLPQTLRSHPSYLKIFIPEYTQELRLELQGCVTNGSLGCPVRLTVGSATLPRNFQKVLTCVSLTWSCRLLLPSPPWERWLQVTAKSLAGPHVLVAFRAVATLTACRPWTMNLQHLLQSSPNCSCNASAALLPPGAGSWVPGRSRGAGGGPFCLTSYPVIREDTDVLSVRFWPADRVSVLVRSGTPSVMRLYLHTGADSGGSLGISLQANQTAVTNSTRVAICMNAASPFLSFNASLNCTTAFFQGVRLSLSAASRKADLVVPYPETDNWYLSLQLVCPESPEECEQASVLVETALYLVPCLNDCGPYGQCLLLRRHSYLYAGCSCKAGWRGWSCTDNSTAQTVAQQRVATLLLTLSNLVFLAPIAVSVHRALLVEASVYAYTMFFSTFYHACDQPGEAVLCILSYDTLQFCDFLGSGVSIWVTILCMARLKAAQKHVLFLLGTLIFAMSLQLDRRGAWNTLGPCLFAFVVMVTMWVYRCRHRRHCYPTSWQRWAFYLLPGISMAAVAVAIYTSMMTSDNYYYTHSIWHMLLAGSAAFLLPPREEHTKPWACSQKLTCHYQICRNHREELYTVT; translated from the exons ATGGGCCGGGCcaggccgggggccgggggcgcggcgggggcggcggcggtggcggcggtggcggggccgctgctgctgctgctcgctCGGGCCCCCCCCGCGGCCGCCGGCGACGGCAGGAGGAGCG ACGTCAGGCTGGTGTCCGAGCAGTTCTCGCAGTCCCCACAGAAGCTGTCTTTCTACAGCTGGTACGGCAGCGCCAGACTCTTCCACTTCCGTGTGCCCCCCGACGCCGTGCTGCTCCGCTGGCTGCTGCAGGTGTCCCGGGCTGGCGGCCCCACCTGCAGCCACGCCGAGGTCACCGT GTACTTCCGCTACGGCGCGCCTCCTGTCATCAACCCCCTGGGCACCGACTTCCCCGCCAACACTTCCGTGCAGTCCCCCTTCTTCATCAAGATGCTGCAGAGCAACGCGTCCGTCAACGTCTCCCACCCAGCGCCCGGGGACTGGTTCGtggctgcccacctgcccccctcaTCCCAGAAGATTGAGGTGAAG GGTTTTGTCCCTCCCAGTTGCGTGTACACTTTCCATCCTGACATGCTGGTCGTGCGGGCCGTCGAGGTCTCTATTCTGGAGCCTGATGTTCCCCTTCCACAGACTCTCCGCTCCCATCCCAGCTACCTCAA AATCTTCATCCCCGAGTACACCCAGGAGCTGCGGCTGGAGCTGCAGGGCTGTGTGACCAATGGGAGCCTGGGCTGCCCCGTGCGCCTGACCGTGGGCTCAGCCACCCTGCCCAGAAACTTCCAGAAGGTGCTCACGTGCGTCAGCCTCACCTGGTCCTGCCGCCTGCTGCTGCCCTCACCACCCTGGGAGCGGTGGCTGCAAGTGACGGCTAAGAGCCTGGCAGGACCTCACGTGTTGGTGGCTTTCAGGGCTGTGGCTACCCTCACAG CCTGCAGGCCGTGGACCATGAACTTGCAGCACCTCCTGCAGAGCAGCCCAAACTGCAGCTGTAACGCCTCCGCGGCTCTGCTGCCCCCCGGTGCGGGCTCCTGGGTCCCGGGCAGGAGCCGCGGGGCGGGCGGTGGCCCCTTCTGCCTAACGAGCTACCCGGTCATTCGGGAGGACACGGACGTGCTGTCTGTGCGCTTCTGGCCCGCGGACCGGGTGTCGGTGCTGGTGCGGTCGGGCACCCCGTCAGTGATGCGGCTGTACCTGCACACGGGCGCGGACAGTGGGGGCTCCCTCGGCATCTCCCTGCAGGCCAACCAG ACAGCCGTGACCAACAGCACCAGGGTGGCCATCTGCATGAACGCTGCCTCGCCCTTCCTCAGCTTCAATGCATCGCTCAACTGCACCACAG CCTTCTTCCAGGGCGTCCGCCTGTCTCTGAGCGCCGCGTCCCGCAAGGCTGACCTCGTCGTCCCCTACCCGGAGACGGACAACTGGTACCTCTCCCTGCAGCTGGTGTGCCCTGAGAGTCCCGA GGAGTGTGAGCAGGCTTCGGTCCTCGTGGAGACCGCCTTGTACCTGGTACCCTGCCTGAATGACTGCGGACCCTACGGCCAGTGTCTCCTGTTGCGCAGACACAGCTATCTGTACGCAGGCTGCAGCTGCAAGGCTG GCTGGCGTGGGTGGAGCTGCACAGACAACAGCACGGCGCAGACCGTGGCCCAGCAGAGGGTGGCCACACTCCTCCTCACCCTCAGTAACCTCGTGTTCCTGGCGCCCATCGCCGTCTCCGTGCACCGCGCGCTGCTGGTGGAGGCCTCGGTCTACGCCTACACCATGTTCTTCTCCACG TTCTATCACGCGTGTGACCAGCCCGGGGAGGCGGTGCTGTGCATCCTCAGCTATGACACGCTGCAGTTCTGCGACTTCCTGGGCTCGGGGGTGTCCATCTGGGTCACCATCCTCTGCATGGCACGGCTGAAGGCGGCCCAGAAACAC GTCCTGTTTCTCCTGGGGACGCTGATCTTCGCCATGTCCTTGCAGCTAGACCGCAGAGGTGCCTGGAACACGTTGGGGCCTTGTCTCTTTGCCTTTGTGGTCATGGTCACCATGTGG GTGTACCGCTGCAGGCACCGGCGCCACTGCTACCCCACGTCCTGGCAGCGCTGGGCCTTCTACCTCCTGCCTGGCATCTCCATGGCTGCTGTGGCCGTCGCCATCTACACCTCCATGATGACCAGCGACAACTATTACTACACgcacagcatctggcacatgCTGCTTGCAGGAAGTGCGGCGTTCTTGCTGCCGCCGCGTGAGGAGCACACCAAGCCCTGGGCCTGCTCGCAGAAGCTCACTTGCCACTATCAGATCTGTAGGAACCACCGAGAGGAGCTGTACACGGTGACGTGA
- the PGAP6 gene encoding post-GPI attachment to proteins factor 6 isoform X2: MLQSNASVNVSHPAPGDWFVAAHLPPSSQKIEVKGFVPPSCVYTFHPDMLVVRAVEVSILEPDVPLPQTLRSHPSYLKIFIPEYTQELRLELQGCVTNGSLGCPVRLTVGSATLPRNFQKVLTCVSLTWSCRLLLPSPPWERWLQVTAKSLAGPHVLVAFRAVATLTACRPWTMNLQHLLQSSPNCSCNASAALLPPGAGSWVPGRSRGAGGGPFCLTSYPVIREDTDVLSVRFWPADRVSVLVRSGTPSVMRLYLHTGADSGGSLGISLQANQTAVTNSTRVAICMNAASPFLSFNASLNCTTAFFQGVRLSLSAASRKADLVVPYPETDNWYLSLQLVCPESPEECEQASVLVETALYLVPCLNDCGPYGQCLLLRRHSYLYAGCSCKAGWRGWSCTDNSTAQTVAQQRVATLLLTLSNLVFLAPIAVSVHRALLVEASVYAYTMFFSTFYHACDQPGEAVLCILSYDTLQFCDFLGSGVSIWVTILCMARLKAAQKHVLFLLGTLIFAMSLQLDRRGAWNTLGPCLFAFVVMVTMWVYRCRHRRHCYPTSWQRWAFYLLPGISMAAVAVAIYTSMMTSDNYYYTHSIWHMLLAGSAAFLLPPREEHTKPWACSQKLTCHYQICRNHREELYTVT; encoded by the exons ATGCTGCAGAGCAACGCGTCCGTCAACGTCTCCCACCCAGCGCCCGGGGACTGGTTCGtggctgcccacctgcccccctcaTCCCAGAAGATTGAGGTGAAG GGTTTTGTCCCTCCCAGTTGCGTGTACACTTTCCATCCTGACATGCTGGTCGTGCGGGCCGTCGAGGTCTCTATTCTGGAGCCTGATGTTCCCCTTCCACAGACTCTCCGCTCCCATCCCAGCTACCTCAA AATCTTCATCCCCGAGTACACCCAGGAGCTGCGGCTGGAGCTGCAGGGCTGTGTGACCAATGGGAGCCTGGGCTGCCCCGTGCGCCTGACCGTGGGCTCAGCCACCCTGCCCAGAAACTTCCAGAAGGTGCTCACGTGCGTCAGCCTCACCTGGTCCTGCCGCCTGCTGCTGCCCTCACCACCCTGGGAGCGGTGGCTGCAAGTGACGGCTAAGAGCCTGGCAGGACCTCACGTGTTGGTGGCTTTCAGGGCTGTGGCTACCCTCACAG CCTGCAGGCCGTGGACCATGAACTTGCAGCACCTCCTGCAGAGCAGCCCAAACTGCAGCTGTAACGCCTCCGCGGCTCTGCTGCCCCCCGGTGCGGGCTCCTGGGTCCCGGGCAGGAGCCGCGGGGCGGGCGGTGGCCCCTTCTGCCTAACGAGCTACCCGGTCATTCGGGAGGACACGGACGTGCTGTCTGTGCGCTTCTGGCCCGCGGACCGGGTGTCGGTGCTGGTGCGGTCGGGCACCCCGTCAGTGATGCGGCTGTACCTGCACACGGGCGCGGACAGTGGGGGCTCCCTCGGCATCTCCCTGCAGGCCAACCAG ACAGCCGTGACCAACAGCACCAGGGTGGCCATCTGCATGAACGCTGCCTCGCCCTTCCTCAGCTTCAATGCATCGCTCAACTGCACCACAG CCTTCTTCCAGGGCGTCCGCCTGTCTCTGAGCGCCGCGTCCCGCAAGGCTGACCTCGTCGTCCCCTACCCGGAGACGGACAACTGGTACCTCTCCCTGCAGCTGGTGTGCCCTGAGAGTCCCGA GGAGTGTGAGCAGGCTTCGGTCCTCGTGGAGACCGCCTTGTACCTGGTACCCTGCCTGAATGACTGCGGACCCTACGGCCAGTGTCTCCTGTTGCGCAGACACAGCTATCTGTACGCAGGCTGCAGCTGCAAGGCTG GCTGGCGTGGGTGGAGCTGCACAGACAACAGCACGGCGCAGACCGTGGCCCAGCAGAGGGTGGCCACACTCCTCCTCACCCTCAGTAACCTCGTGTTCCTGGCGCCCATCGCCGTCTCCGTGCACCGCGCGCTGCTGGTGGAGGCCTCGGTCTACGCCTACACCATGTTCTTCTCCACG TTCTATCACGCGTGTGACCAGCCCGGGGAGGCGGTGCTGTGCATCCTCAGCTATGACACGCTGCAGTTCTGCGACTTCCTGGGCTCGGGGGTGTCCATCTGGGTCACCATCCTCTGCATGGCACGGCTGAAGGCGGCCCAGAAACAC GTCCTGTTTCTCCTGGGGACGCTGATCTTCGCCATGTCCTTGCAGCTAGACCGCAGAGGTGCCTGGAACACGTTGGGGCCTTGTCTCTTTGCCTTTGTGGTCATGGTCACCATGTGG GTGTACCGCTGCAGGCACCGGCGCCACTGCTACCCCACGTCCTGGCAGCGCTGGGCCTTCTACCTCCTGCCTGGCATCTCCATGGCTGCTGTGGCCGTCGCCATCTACACCTCCATGATGACCAGCGACAACTATTACTACACgcacagcatctggcacatgCTGCTTGCAGGAAGTGCGGCGTTCTTGCTGCCGCCGCGTGAGGAGCACACCAAGCCCTGGGCCTGCTCGCAGAAGCTCACTTGCCACTATCAGATCTGTAGGAACCACCGAGAGGAGCTGTACACGGTGACGTGA
- the MRPL28 gene encoding large ribosomal subunit protein bL28m isoform X2, protein MPLHKVPVGLWRRLRLREGICSRLPPHYLRSLQEARAPAPVHYRPRGAGAGAGAAAGGRRERVQDVPIPVYRPPEAQLGLWGGEGWVVGYRYVGDDKLTKRVKKVWKPQLLQRELYSEILDTKFAVTVTARTLDLIDAAYGFDFYILKTPEEDLCSKFGMDLKRGMLLRLARQDPQLHPDNPQKRAAIYDKYKDPTPLFKVYVEELIGQLEQQALSEPVVVQKRASRE, encoded by the exons ATGCCGCTGCACAAGGTCCCGGTGGGCCTGTGGAGGCGGCTACGTTTGCGGGAGGGCATCTGCTCGCGGCTGCCCCCGCACTACCTGCGCTCCCTGCAGGAGGCGCGCGCGCCCGCGCCGGTGCACTACAggccgcgcggggccggggccggggccggggccgcggcgggcggccGGCGGGAACGCGTGCAGGACGTCCCCATCCCCGTGTACCGGCCGCCGGAGGCGCAGCTGGGGCTctggggcggggagggctggGTCGTCGGCTACAGGTACGTCGGCGACGACAAG CTCACAAAGAGGGTGAAGAAGGTGTGGAAGCCACAGCTGTTGCAGCGTGAGCTCTACAGCGAGATCCTGGACACGAAGTTCGCTGTCACGGTGACGGCGCGGACCCTGGACCTCATCGACGCGGCCTACGGGTTTGACTTCTACATCCTGAAG ACTCCAGAGGAGGATCTGTGCTCCAAGTTTGGGATGGACCTGAAGCGAGGGATGCTGCTGCGGCTCGCCCGACAGGACCCCCAGCTGCACCCCGACAACCCCCAGAAGAGGGCAGCCATTTACGACAAGTACAAG GACCCGACTCCTCTGTTCAAGGTCTACGTGGAGGAGCTGATTGGGCAGCTTGAGCAGCAGGCCCTGTCTGAGCCTGTGGTGGTGCAGAAGAGGGCCAGCAGGGAGTGA
- the MRPL28 gene encoding large ribosomal subunit protein bL28m isoform X1, whose amino-acid sequence MPLHKVPVGLWRRLRLREGICSRLPPHYLRSLQEARAPAPVHYRPRGAGAGAGAAAGGRRERVQDVPIPVYRPPEAQLGLWGGEGWVVGYRYVGDDKLTKRVKKVWKPQLLQRELYSEILDTKFAVTVTARTLDLIDAAYGFDFYILKTPEEDLCSKFGMDLKRGMLLRLARQDPQLHPDNPQKRAAIYDKYKEFVIPEAEAEWVGLTLDEAVEKQRLLEEKDPTPLFKVYVEELIGQLEQQALSEPVVVQKRASRE is encoded by the exons ATGCCGCTGCACAAGGTCCCGGTGGGCCTGTGGAGGCGGCTACGTTTGCGGGAGGGCATCTGCTCGCGGCTGCCCCCGCACTACCTGCGCTCCCTGCAGGAGGCGCGCGCGCCCGCGCCGGTGCACTACAggccgcgcggggccggggccggggccggggccgcggcgggcggccGGCGGGAACGCGTGCAGGACGTCCCCATCCCCGTGTACCGGCCGCCGGAGGCGCAGCTGGGGCTctggggcggggagggctggGTCGTCGGCTACAGGTACGTCGGCGACGACAAG CTCACAAAGAGGGTGAAGAAGGTGTGGAAGCCACAGCTGTTGCAGCGTGAGCTCTACAGCGAGATCCTGGACACGAAGTTCGCTGTCACGGTGACGGCGCGGACCCTGGACCTCATCGACGCGGCCTACGGGTTTGACTTCTACATCCTGAAG ACTCCAGAGGAGGATCTGTGCTCCAAGTTTGGGATGGACCTGAAGCGAGGGATGCTGCTGCGGCTCGCCCGACAGGACCCCCAGCTGCACCCCGACAACCCCCAGAAGAGGGCAGCCATTTACGACAAGTACAAG GAGTTTGTCATCCCGGAGGCAGAAGCCGAGTGGGTCGGCCTGACGCTGGATGAGGCCGTGGAGAAGCAGAGGCTCCTGGAGGAGAAG GACCCGACTCCTCTGTTCAAGGTCTACGTGGAGGAGCTGATTGGGCAGCTTGAGCAGCAGGCCCTGTCTGAGCCTGTGGTGGTGCAGAAGAGGGCCAGCAGGGAGTGA
- the LOC140598337 gene encoding uncharacterized protein produces MATSPFRHRHPSHSRCRGGSWLRVGRGALGEPGRRRPCPAPAPDASRVGFACAAGRRPQAVGAPPATCWRRQQHPGSPWFREDFRSGLPQGLETRPLEHTDPRSPLKSLPRLQLALRQRPCTFTASSLQPTQTCSSGRPGPASRCTSPQLQPHGSVLLVSPDQGFPSGARRGVAAGTGPRPAHLEPPVRVQRLKAPDPPEPRETTSPSRPRPSSHLLQKRGREPLAQACEEQHEPQALGGGQDHGCPGAAEAATAQARGAWETGNLDAGPQGSHTKGTGSGWARLHSQPRDWLPPRVFGSRWGGGGESWASGPPPHAGHHGHTGVV; encoded by the exons ATGGCAACCAGCCCCTTCAGACACCGCCACCCCAGCCACTCCCGATGCCGCGGTGGGAGTTGGCTGCGCGTGGGTCGCGGTGCCCTCGGAGAGCCAGGCCGGCGGCGCCCTTGCCCCGCACCAGCTCCTGATGCCTCGCGGGTGGGCTTCGCGTGCGCCGCCGGGAGGCGTCCCCAGGCCGTCGGTGCCCCGCCGGCCACCTGCTGGAGGCGGCAACAACATCCTGGCAGCCCCTGGTTCCGCGAGGATTTCAGGTCAGGCTTGCCCCAGGGGCTGGAGACTAGGCCACTG GAGCACACGGACCCGCGCTCGCCCCTCAAGAGCCTCCCGAGGCTCCAGCTGGCCCTGCGGCAGAGACCCTGCACCTTCACAGCGAGCTCTCTCCAACCCACACAAACCTGCTCCTCGGGGCGCCCGGGCCCCGCATCCCGCTGCACCAGCCCACAGCTCCAGCCCCACGGCTCGGTCCTCCTGGTGTCTCCAGACCAGGGCTTCCCGTCAGGGGCCCGACGCGGCGTTGCCGCAGGgaccggcccccgcccggcccaccTAGAGCCGCCTGTGAGGGTCCAACGCCTCAAGGCCCCGGATCCACCTGAGCCCCGGGAAACCACATCCccctccaggcccaggcccagctcaCACCTGCtgcagaaaagaggaagagagccgCTGGCACAGGCCTGCGAAGAGCAGCatgagccccaggccctgggaggtGGCCAGGACCACGGGTGCCCAGGGGCAGCGGAGGCGGCCACTGCCCAGGCCAGAGGGGCCTGGGAAACGGGGAATCTGGACGCGGGTCCGCAGGGCTCGCACACCAAGGGGACGGGCTCAGGGTGGGCCAGGCTACACAGCCAGCCCCGGGACTGGCTCCCACCCCGAGTCTTTGGGTcacggtggggtggggggggggagtcctgGGCCTCAGGGCCTCCCCCACATGCGGGACACCACGGGCACACAGGTGTTGTCTAG